The region AgaaaactacatatataaacTCTAACCAACGCGAGTTTGTCTTTAATTAATTGACGCATGTGAATGTAAGGTTATATTTAGCATCAGTtgtaatactaaaaataaaatctgaGTAAAACAaaccaacaaaaataaagagcAGAATTGGATACCCACCAATCCATAAGAAAAATGCCGACTTGTACTTCTTGAATTAACAATTCTTCCCTTGTATAGCATCTCtcatatgtacatatataaaaaataaaatatcccaaaagcaatgtaaaaaaaaaaaaatatttataatctcTGCAGTCTATTATTACTTCTAAATCCGACCAGTGTAGACCTTTTTTCTGGGGATGCAAATTGTAAGGCAAAGTTAGCATGATGAAGTAGTAACTTTTTTTGGGGTTCACAACCCTTTATTGTTTTGACATGAAGGTTTTTGTTAAGAGAAAGCGTGATTAACGTAGATGGTGATGAAAACTTAAGAAAAATGAGGAAATTGGGAGCAGAAAGTTTACCCAATAGAATAGGTTGAAGATGAAGGTTCATTGCTTTTTTAGTACTGACACCCATGAAGAGAAGCACATATCTTTGTGTTCACTGCAAACAATACAGTTACCGTGTACAGTGTTTTTGGCTCTTCACACACTGTGATCTTTCCTCACACCTCGAAAGATTCCTCCTGGTGGACCCTCCATCAAGGGTTTATGACTCCATGTGTGATGCTGCCATTTTCTGCTACGGGAAGGGCCCTGTTACAACACAAATGGTTCGGTCACTGTCCCTACAATTTAAGCcccttttcttattcttttttccTCCATTAATTCTTCCACTataccatttttattttctttgcgtcaaaaattttactttttttatttttttatcttctacATGCTCAACCAACATTCTCCTTGTTCTTTCTGACGATTTGCTAATGACTTTGTAGATTTGAAGGGTATAATTCATGAAAACAAGATAACATAACACAGATGAAAGAGGAAAGGAACAAAATCATTGCCAACATTTCAAGAgtataacaaaattgaaaagcGAAAATTCAAGAGAGGAAATTAGAGAAAAAGGACAAACCCCCCCAACAATTAATCGTTTCTCCCATTTACATCAACATGAACATGAAAATTCAGTACAAAAAGCCTAGTACAATAACATTGTTCAAGGTTGCTTGTTTATTCATATATGTTGAACTTCATTGAACCTTTCTCTATCTTAATCTTCCCTCTCCCTCATTCATCAACTTATTTATTTagctcaaaaaataattaattatttctttttcaaaacaaaaaaacatataatctTACTGACTATATGCTGCTATTGTACCAAGTACTTCCAACCCAGATTCCCCCACCCTACTGGCTATAACCCTATACCCATGTGTCATTCTGAAGTACGTGcattttcaaaatcttcattaCAATCCCATCATcatcctccaccaccaccaccactaccaccacaaTTCACCCTCACGCCACCATTTTTCCGACAACCCGTGCACCCTCTTTGACCCACCCATGACTCTGATTGATGCACTTCTCGGTCAATATTTTTTCCTCTCACTCAGCAGAAGCATCACCAGCTGAAGCTGGAGTTGGAGCTGGCTTACTTGCTACTATCTCATAGTTACCACCTTCATCgtcttcatcatcatcttcctctCCGATGTCCttgtcctcctcctcctcctcctcctcagCATCCTCGTGGTGCCGCGCGTCCATGGGGTCATTCTGGGCGTCTTCCATGGTTACTTCTGGTGGCACCACCTGCTGAGGAGGCCACTGTTGCTCCGGCTGCACCATGAGCGGTGCCATCATGCTCTCCGGCTTCATCTGGCCCTCCCCCTTGTTCTTCTCCTTGTATAGAGCCTCCAACTGGTGAAAATAGGGACAGGTCTTGGAATCTTCTGGCCTCTTCTTGTTGCTTTCCTTCACCTTCTTGAAGTACTTGTTGATGTTCTCCCACTTCTCTTTGCACCTCTTCGCGTTCCGGTTATACCCCATTTTTCTCATCAAAGCTGAGATCTCCTCCCACAGTGGCCCCTTCGGTCCATTTTCCTGGTACTTCGTTTCCAGGTTTGTTCTCAGATCTATCAGCGCTTGTACCTCCACTTTTGGCCACCGCGAAGAACTCGCTCCCATCATCAAATTCTCACCGTTATTATCAGCTTTATTGCTTTCAACATTAGTCAGCACTAGCTGTTGTTGTTGCTGCACCTGATGTTGCTGTTGCTGTGGGACCAAGGACTGCACTGGTGGGGCCTCGGCAACAgttgttgtttgtttttgttgcgGTGCTGGTGTTGGTGTTGGAGTTGCTTGTGGCACCGGTTGCTGTGGAGCAATAGTGatgctgttgttgttgttgttggtatTCAATGCTGGCTGAAGATTATTTTCCTCTTGTTGATGTTCGGCCATCTTCTGCAGAAATGCCATAACAGCAGCGTCTTTAGCGGCAGCAATGGATCTCTCTTGTGCCAGAATCTCCCTTTCCCTGTTGATCCTTTGCATCTCCTGCATTCTCCACGCTTCTTCTCTCGCCACACGCTCTTGTTCTCTCCTCTCTATGGCCTCCAGGAACCTCCTTTGCAGCTCCTCCTGCTTCTCTATCACCTCCTTCATGAGTCTCTCAAAAAAGTCCTTCCACTTCCTCTTCCTCTTGCGCCTCCCTCCCTCGGTGGTTGTTTCCTCCGAAGAGGTGGAGGAGGAGCTGGAATTGGACAAGAGATCGGTGGGAATGTTGGGGAAGGAAGGTGGGGTGATGGTGCTCAGAGggttcttgttgttgttgttgttggttgtAGGGTTTGGTGTTTGTGTTGGGAAGTATGTTGTAGGGTTTGATGATGGGAAGGAAGGGGTTGTTGTGAGGGCGAGAATGGCTTGAGGCACAGGGAGTGTAGTTGGGGATGGAACAGTGGTGTTGTTGGAGACAGGTGGCAATGGCAGTGTTGTGGTCGGGGGAAGAGACATTATAGAAGAGGGTGTCGTTGTTACAACTATTGAGACTGGTGTTGCTGGTAGTGCTGTTGTGGTTACTGGTGTTGGGGATTGGATCGCATGAATTGCAGGGTTGTTTTCGAGGGCTTGTAATT is a window of Vigna unguiculata cultivar IT97K-499-35 chromosome 4, ASM411807v1, whole genome shotgun sequence DNA encoding:
- the LOC114181419 gene encoding trihelix transcription factor GT-2-like translates to MLGDSAVLGTGGGGGSGDAVVAAGGGAAHDGAVDVAGGGGGGGGGGSNSGDDERGRVEEGDRSFGGNRWPRQETLALLKIRSDMDVAFRDASVKGPLWEEVSRKLADLGYHRNAKKCKEKFENVYKYHKRTKEGRTGKSEGKTYRFFDQLQALENNPAIHAIQSPTPVTTTALPATPVSIVVTTTPSSIMSLPPTTTLPLPPVSNNTTVPSPTTLPVPQAILALTTTPSFPSSNPTTYFPTQTPNPTTNNNNNKNPLSTITPPSFPNIPTDLLSNSSSSSTSSEETTTEGGRRKRKRKWKDFFERLMKEVIEKQEELQRRFLEAIERREQERVAREEAWRMQEMQRINREREILAQERSIAAAKDAAVMAFLQKMAEHQQEENNLQPALNTNNNNNSITIAPQQPVPQATPTPTPAPQQKQTTTVAEAPPVQSLVPQQQQHQVQQQQQLVLTNVESNKADNNGENLMMGASSSRWPKVEVQALIDLRTNLETKYQENGPKGPLWEEISALMRKMGYNRNAKRCKEKWENINKYFKKVKESNKKRPEDSKTCPYFHQLEALYKEKNKGEGQMKPESMMAPLMVQPEQQWPPQQVVPPEVTMEDAQNDPMDARHHEDAEEEEEEEDKDIGEEDDDEDDEGGNYEIVASKPAPTPASAGDASAE